In the genome of Hymenobacter taeanensis, one region contains:
- a CDS encoding cell division protein FtsQ/DivIB — translation MFAGVRQAHRPVGGVIVRISNEFNNFFISEREVTSLLTRQGRDRLEGTDPSELNLKSLEARLKAHSFVKDAQVYRDLSGNLHADVRQNRPIARLVHSDSRQDFYLDAAGEKLPLSPLFTARVVPIARQGGQPLTAAFFQDSTGRAYLEFLRYIDEKPFWRAQVAEVFISPNGKLSFTQQVGDQRVEFGFPENISEKFAKLMVFYRQIPPVLGWDTYHRVNVEFKDQIICE, via the coding sequence GTGTTTGCCGGCGTACGGCAGGCTCATCGGCCGGTGGGTGGTGTAATTGTGCGCATAAGCAATGAGTTCAACAACTTCTTTATCAGTGAACGGGAAGTAACCAGCCTGCTCACCCGCCAGGGCCGCGACCGGCTGGAGGGTACCGACCCATCAGAACTGAATTTGAAGTCGCTGGAAGCCCGGTTGAAAGCGCATAGCTTTGTGAAAGACGCTCAGGTATACCGCGACTTATCCGGAAACCTGCACGCTGATGTGCGCCAGAACCGGCCAATTGCCCGCTTGGTACACTCAGATTCACGCCAAGATTTCTACCTGGATGCCGCCGGTGAAAAGCTGCCTTTGTCGCCGCTGTTTACGGCGCGCGTTGTGCCAATTGCCCGGCAGGGTGGGCAACCACTTACGGCGGCTTTTTTTCAGGACTCTACCGGTAGAGCATACCTCGAATTTCTACGCTATATTGACGAGAAACCTTTCTGGCGGGCCCAGGTCGCGGAAGTGTTTATCAGTCCTAATGGCAAGCTCTCTTTCACGCAGCAAGTAGGAGACCAGCGAGTAGAATTTGGCTTTCCTGAGAATATTTCGGAAAAATTTGCGAAACTGATGGTATTTTACCGTCAAATTCCTCCAGTTCTCGGCTGGGACACGTACCACCGCGTCAACGTTGAGTTCAAGGACCAAATCATCTGCGAGTAA
- a CDS encoding cytochrome-c peroxidase produces MPASLRLHLAALLLLCLWLIGCGSKGGDEETGENPYVTTPYTLTLPSNLPQNVGVPASNPLTVEGVDLGRKLFYEPRLSRTGTQSCGSCHQQSKAFTDGLTKAIGVDGLPHSRNTMSLTNVLWETTLNWDGAATSLEQQARLPIENPVEMHQLLADGVRKLQQSELYPPLFQKAFGTSTISEENVLKALAQFERTLISANSRYDQYLRKTGTLTPTERQGAALFNNHPGEVGGVFIRGGACHHCHFSETGLFSSPDFFNNGLDVTFQDAGRGGVTGLASERGKFKAPTLRNIALTGPYMHDGRFKTLEEVLDHYNEHVQTTSAFVDPNVLLSNTPNGTHLDLTITEKTQLLAFLRTLTDSAFVTDKKFSDPFKP; encoded by the coding sequence ATGCCTGCTTCCTTACGTCTTCATCTGGCGGCTTTGCTGCTGCTGTGCCTATGGCTGATTGGTTGCGGAAGTAAAGGTGGTGATGAGGAAACTGGCGAGAACCCATATGTTACCACTCCTTATACTTTAACGCTGCCCAGTAACCTGCCGCAAAACGTTGGCGTACCGGCCTCCAACCCTCTCACGGTAGAGGGAGTTGACCTGGGTCGAAAGTTGTTTTATGAGCCGCGCTTGTCACGCACGGGCACTCAGTCTTGTGGGAGCTGCCACCAGCAGAGCAAAGCCTTTACGGATGGGCTCACCAAAGCTATAGGGGTAGATGGGTTGCCACACTCGCGCAACACCATGTCGCTGACAAATGTGCTTTGGGAAACTACCCTCAACTGGGATGGGGCAGCTACCAGCTTGGAGCAGCAGGCGCGCCTACCCATCGAAAACCCAGTAGAAATGCACCAGCTACTAGCCGATGGGGTTAGAAAGCTACAGCAGAGCGAACTATATCCGCCGCTGTTTCAGAAAGCATTTGGCACAAGTACCATTTCGGAGGAGAATGTTCTGAAGGCACTGGCGCAGTTTGAGCGTACCCTCATATCCGCTAATTCCCGCTATGATCAATACCTGCGGAAAACCGGTACGCTCACTCCTACTGAAAGGCAAGGCGCCGCTCTGTTCAATAACCACCCCGGCGAGGTAGGCGGCGTATTCATTCGGGGTGGCGCCTGCCACCATTGCCACTTCAGCGAAACGGGTTTATTTTCCTCGCCTGACTTTTTCAATAATGGCCTCGACGTCACGTTTCAGGATGCTGGCCGAGGGGGAGTTACTGGCCTAGCCTCAGAGCGTGGCAAATTTAAAGCTCCTACGCTGCGCAACATTGCCCTAACAGGACCTTACATGCACGATGGTCGCTTCAAAACCCTGGAAGAAGTGCTCGACCATTACAACGAACACGTGCAAACCACCAGCGCCTTTGTTGACCCTAACGTACTGTTATCTAATACCCCAAACGGCACCCACCTCGACCTTACAATTACTGAAAAAACGCAGCTACTGGCCTTCCTACGCACACTTACTGATTCCGCCTTCGTAACTGACAAGAAATTTTCGGATCCGTTCAAGCCCTAG
- the ftsA gene encoding cell division protein FtsA, protein MQNDKIVVGLDIGTTKICALVGRKNEFGKLEILGMGKAVSEGVVRGIVSNIDKTVDAIKKAIRQAEEQSGINIGVVNVGIAGQHIRSLQHNGSITRASSDNEITLDDVNRLTNDMYRLVTPPGSEIIHVMPQDYKVDYEEGIMDPVGMSGVRLEGNFHIITAQSTAINNINKCVTKAGLEIDNLILEPLASSMSVLSDEEKEAGVALIDIGGGTTDLAIFKDGIIRHAAVLPFGGNIVTSDIKQGCLVMQNQAEQLKVKFGKAIAEEASEYEIVSIPGLRDRAPKEISLKNLAYIIEARMEEIVELVYAEIQRLGFQEKLAAGIVLTGGGSQLQNLVQLTEYVTGMDTRIGYPNEHLGKSRIEAVKSPMYATTVGLVLAGYRSLDDRLAQRGFEEPEQQVYHRPATPEARPVATPAPQSAVAQQPQNPAQPEAPKKSSGAGKFFQDIISRTKGLLIDDFDDKQY, encoded by the coding sequence ATGCAAAACGATAAAATTGTAGTCGGCCTCGACATCGGCACCACCAAAATCTGCGCCTTGGTAGGGCGAAAAAATGAGTTTGGCAAGCTTGAAATTCTTGGCATGGGGAAAGCTGTGTCGGAGGGCGTAGTGCGCGGTATTGTGTCGAATATCGACAAGACCGTTGACGCCATCAAGAAAGCCATCCGTCAGGCAGAGGAGCAATCTGGGATTAACATTGGAGTAGTAAACGTAGGCATTGCGGGCCAACACATCCGTAGCCTACAGCATAACGGCAGCATCACGCGCGCTTCTTCCGATAACGAGATTACTCTGGATGACGTGAACCGCCTCACCAACGATATGTATCGGTTAGTGACGCCGCCCGGCTCTGAAATCATTCACGTAATGCCCCAAGACTACAAGGTGGATTACGAGGAAGGTATCATGGACCCAGTGGGGATGTCGGGGGTACGCCTGGAGGGCAACTTTCACATCATCACGGCCCAGAGCACTGCTATCAACAACATCAACAAGTGCGTTACCAAGGCCGGTCTGGAAATCGACAACCTGATTCTGGAGCCTCTGGCATCTTCTATGTCGGTGCTGAGCGACGAGGAGAAGGAGGCTGGCGTGGCCCTCATTGATATTGGTGGTGGCACTACTGACCTGGCTATTTTCAAAGACGGTATTATCCGTCACGCGGCGGTATTGCCCTTTGGTGGTAACATTGTAACCTCTGATATCAAGCAGGGCTGCCTGGTGATGCAAAACCAGGCTGAACAGCTGAAAGTAAAGTTTGGAAAAGCTATTGCCGAAGAAGCCAGCGAGTACGAAATCGTAAGCATTCCGGGGCTCCGCGACCGGGCTCCCAAGGAAATTTCTCTTAAGAACCTGGCCTACATCATTGAGGCCCGGATGGAAGAAATTGTGGAGCTGGTATACGCCGAGATTCAGCGCTTGGGCTTCCAGGAAAAACTGGCGGCAGGTATTGTGCTAACCGGTGGCGGCTCGCAGTTGCAGAACCTGGTGCAGCTCACGGAGTACGTAACCGGCATGGATACCCGTATTGGCTACCCCAATGAGCACCTGGGCAAGAGCCGCATTGAGGCTGTGAAGTCGCCGATGTATGCTACTACTGTAGGCCTGGTACTGGCGGGCTACCGCTCGCTGGATGACCGTTTGGCACAGCGGGGCTTTGAAGAGCCTGAGCAGCAGGTGTATCATCGGCCAGCTACCCCAGAAGCGCGGCCCGTAGCTACCCCTGCTCCGCAGTCTGCCGTCGCGCAGCAGCCACAAAATCCTGCCCAGCCTGAAGCTCCTAAAAAGTCGTCGGGAGCCGGGAAATTCTTCCAGGATATCATCAGCCGGACGAAAGGCTTGCTGATTGATGATTTTGACGACAAGCAATATTAG
- a CDS encoding FtsW/RodA/SpoVE family cell cycle protein translates to MEPITNWLRQNLKGDPILWGIVLLFSFISIAVVYSSTGTLAYKQQGGNTEYYLLKHTGLIFFGLAFMWLAHRIDYRYYSRLSLYALLLSVPLLLFTYMLGPSVNGASRWLTIPVINQTFQPSDLAKLALISHLASMLSRRQQHVDDFKTTLLPVMLWVGIICGLIILSNASTALLLFATCLLLMFIGRVPLKQMAVMVAIGVLVGGVGLTAGQRYKTVLSRLESFTDKSKPVPFQLEHAYIAEATGGIFGKGPGKSTERNIMPHPYSDFIYAIIIEEYGLFGGVVVLFLYLAFLYRGLKTVMNSYGAFGGLLSAGLSFSLVLQAMVNMGVAVGLGPITGLPLPLLSMGGTSLIFTGISIGIILAVSRGEREIRPMVGEPEDTARIPRVSSYA, encoded by the coding sequence ATGGAACCGATAACCAACTGGCTGCGGCAAAATCTGAAGGGCGACCCCATTCTGTGGGGCATTGTGTTGCTGTTCTCCTTCATCAGCATTGCGGTAGTATACTCTTCTACGGGCACCCTGGCCTACAAGCAGCAGGGCGGCAACACCGAGTACTACCTGCTGAAGCACACGGGCCTGATCTTCTTCGGTCTGGCCTTTATGTGGCTGGCCCACCGCATTGATTACCGCTACTACTCGCGCCTTTCGCTGTATGCCTTGCTGCTCTCGGTACCGCTGTTGTTGTTTACCTATATGCTGGGCCCCTCGGTAAATGGGGCCTCGCGTTGGCTCACCATTCCGGTTATCAACCAAACCTTCCAGCCCTCCGACTTAGCTAAGCTCGCCCTGATCTCGCACCTGGCCTCCATGCTCAGCCGGCGCCAACAGCACGTTGATGACTTCAAGACCACGCTACTGCCTGTAATGCTGTGGGTAGGCATTATCTGCGGCCTGATCATTCTCTCAAACGCCTCTACGGCACTGCTGCTGTTTGCTACCTGCTTGCTGCTTATGTTCATTGGCCGCGTACCCCTGAAGCAAATGGCCGTGATGGTGGCCATTGGGGTGTTGGTTGGCGGAGTAGGCCTAACTGCCGGTCAGCGCTACAAAACGGTGCTCTCTCGCCTGGAAAGCTTCACCGACAAGAGCAAGCCCGTGCCCTTCCAGCTGGAGCATGCCTACATTGCTGAGGCCACAGGCGGCATCTTTGGCAAAGGCCCTGGCAAGAGCACGGAGCGCAACATCATGCCCCACCCATACTCCGATTTTATCTATGCCATCATTATTGAGGAGTATGGTCTGTTTGGCGGCGTAGTTGTGCTGTTTCTGTACTTGGCTTTTCTCTATCGAGGGCTAAAAACGGTAATGAATAGCTACGGGGCCTTTGGCGGATTGCTGTCGGCGGGGCTGAGCTTTAGTCTGGTCTTGCAGGCCATGGTAAATATGGGCGTGGCCGTAGGGCTGGGCCCAATTACCGGCCTGCCATTACCGCTATTAAGCATGGGTGGTACCTCTTTGATTTTCACGGGCATTAGTATTGGGATTATTCTGGCCGTGAGCCGGGGAGAACGGGAAATCCGCCCCATGGTAGGTGAGCCAGAAGATACCGCCCGCATTCCGCGCGTCTCGTCTTACGCCTAA
- the murG gene encoding undecaprenyldiphospho-muramoylpentapeptide beta-N-acetylglucosaminyltransferase, producing MPTTKSTSAPAPYRVIISGGGTGGHIFPAVAIANELRRRQPNAEILFVGANGRMEMTRVPEAGYEILGLDISGLQRRLTAENLLFPIKVMRAVRKAGKLIEKFRPDAVVGVGGYASAPVLMAATSRGIPALIQEQNSYAGLVNKLLARRVQRICVAYEGMQSFFPSDKLVLTGNPVRTEIASGQREEALKFFGLTPDKPVLLVIGGSLGARTLNQATAAALPRLREAGVQLLWQTGKLYFPEAEKQAAPYASDNLQALEFVRRMDLAYAAADVVVSRAGALSVSELCLTGKPSILVPSPNVAEDHQTKNALALSSRQAALLVPDAEAGTRLYNEALELLQDTAQQQRLATNIRALARPDATVTIVDELLALMEH from the coding sequence ATGCCCACAACTAAGTCTACATCTGCCCCGGCTCCCTATCGCGTCATTATCAGTGGCGGGGGCACAGGCGGGCATATTTTCCCGGCCGTTGCTATTGCCAACGAGTTGCGCCGCCGCCAGCCCAACGCAGAGATTCTGTTTGTGGGGGCCAACGGCCGCATGGAAATGACGCGCGTACCCGAAGCGGGCTACGAGATTTTGGGGCTAGATATAAGTGGCCTGCAGCGTCGCCTGACGGCAGAAAACCTGCTTTTTCCAATTAAGGTGATGCGCGCCGTACGTAAGGCCGGTAAGCTCATTGAAAAATTCCGGCCCGATGCCGTGGTAGGAGTAGGGGGCTATGCTTCGGCTCCGGTGCTTATGGCCGCAACCTCGCGTGGCATTCCAGCCCTTATTCAGGAGCAGAACTCTTATGCCGGTCTTGTAAACAAGCTACTGGCCCGGCGGGTACAGCGCATTTGTGTGGCCTACGAAGGCATGCAAAGCTTCTTCCCCTCTGATAAGCTGGTGCTGACCGGTAACCCCGTACGCACTGAAATTGCCAGCGGCCAGCGAGAAGAGGCCCTGAAGTTCTTTGGCCTGACGCCAGACAAACCAGTGCTACTAGTTATTGGAGGCAGCTTGGGAGCCCGTACGCTAAACCAAGCTACTGCCGCTGCGCTGCCCCGTCTGCGCGAGGCAGGGGTGCAGCTGCTGTGGCAGACGGGCAAGCTCTATTTCCCGGAAGCCGAGAAACAAGCCGCTCCCTATGCTTCTGATAACTTGCAGGCTCTGGAGTTTGTGCGGCGCATGGACCTGGCCTACGCCGCCGCCGATGTGGTGGTCAGCCGGGCCGGAGCCCTGTCAGTGTCAGAGCTGTGCCTCACTGGTAAGCCCAGCATTCTGGTGCCCTCACCTAACGTGGCCGAAGACCACCAAACCAAGAACGCGCTGGCGTTATCCTCGCGGCAGGCGGCGCTGCTGGTCCCTGATGCGGAAGCCGGAACGCGCCTCTACAATGAAGCACTAGAACTCTTACAGGACACTGCCCAGCAGCAGCGCCTGGCCACCAATATACGGGCCCTGGCCCGCCCCGATGCTACGGTTACCATCGTGGATGAACTTCTAGCCCTCATGGAACACTAA
- a CDS encoding acyltransferase family protein translates to MLLYTFFGRSIEFYAGIQLALWYRRGQLPIYKMRGLLTVLGLIVMAVALTGMVWTRGGYTFGQEHPFGVALNNVMLPGGILLFFAGLLTEDTWLRRVLSCAPAQLLGKSSYAFYLIHLGIIRNWLAENLTAHNGLLFVLLNLLAIALYVGVEKPVNQWFRRRAKPIPLQVQPA, encoded by the coding sequence ATGCTTCTCTACACTTTTTTTGGCCGCAGTATTGAGTTCTACGCGGGCATACAGCTGGCGCTATGGTACCGCCGGGGCCAGCTTCCTATCTATAAAATGCGTGGGTTATTGACGGTGCTAGGCTTAATAGTGATGGCCGTGGCTCTTACTGGCATGGTCTGGACCCGGGGCGGGTACACTTTTGGCCAAGAGCATCCGTTTGGTGTTGCCCTGAACAACGTGATGTTACCCGGCGGAATTCTCTTATTTTTCGCTGGTCTGCTCACGGAGGATACTTGGTTGCGTCGGGTTCTGTCTTGTGCGCCAGCTCAGTTGCTAGGCAAGAGCTCGTACGCCTTCTATCTTATTCATTTAGGCATCATCCGGAATTGGCTAGCCGAAAACCTGACCGCTCACAATGGCTTGCTCTTTGTGCTACTGAACCTGTTAGCCATAGCGCTGTACGTTGGAGTTGAAAAGCCCGTTAACCAATGGTTCCGGCGGCGTGCCAAACCAATACCACTTCAGGTACAGCCTGCTTAA
- the murC gene encoding UDP-N-acetylmuramate--L-alanine ligase yields MNPVAATPYVFFLGIGGIGMSALARWFQANGHTVSGYDKTSTPLTEALAAEGIAVHYQDAVASIPAEVRENRAQTLVVLTPAIPKDHQEWAWLREQGYDIRKRSQVLGLLTQGRPTIAVAGTHGKTTTSSMVAHLLHHAGVPSAAFLGGISVNLGSNLLLPPTALELATRNSPMTAESVPVVVEADEYDRSFLTLYPDVAIVTSTDADHLDIYGHKDALVESFRQFVSQIKPGGTLILNHTADSSVAQAAPEGVRVIRYGLSPEQGPELYASNITAQGHQFRFDMCGPQGIVSGLELAVPGYHNVENMLAAACVGQLYELTPEQLQAAVADYRGVKRRFEFILTAGATHPDHVYVDDYAHHPREIEAFLRSLRALYPGRQLRVVFQPHLFSRTRDFAPGFAESLSLADEVVLMDIYPARELPMPGVTSELILSQITAPKKSIQSREQILTNAETDTNFDVLATVGAGDIDQLVPRLKNILNIRWNGAQA; encoded by the coding sequence ATGAATCCGGTAGCAGCAACTCCCTACGTATTCTTTCTGGGCATTGGTGGCATCGGCATGTCGGCACTGGCGCGCTGGTTCCAGGCCAACGGCCACACCGTGAGTGGGTACGATAAAACCTCTACGCCCCTAACGGAAGCCCTGGCCGCTGAAGGTATTGCCGTGCATTACCAGGATGCCGTCGCAAGCATTCCGGCGGAAGTGCGGGAAAACCGCGCGCAAACGCTCGTGGTGCTCACGCCGGCAATTCCCAAAGACCATCAGGAATGGGCCTGGCTTCGGGAGCAGGGCTACGATATTCGCAAGCGCAGCCAAGTGCTAGGCCTGCTCACTCAGGGCCGGCCCACTATTGCGGTAGCCGGTACGCACGGCAAAACGACCACCAGCAGTATGGTAGCACATTTGCTTCACCACGCCGGAGTGCCTAGCGCCGCGTTCCTGGGCGGCATCTCGGTAAACCTGGGCTCCAATCTGCTCCTGCCACCCACTGCATTGGAGTTGGCCACTCGCAACTCCCCAATGACTGCCGAATCAGTGCCGGTAGTAGTGGAGGCCGATGAGTATGACCGCAGCTTTCTGACGCTTTACCCTGATGTGGCCATTGTAACCAGCACCGATGCTGACCACCTTGACATCTATGGGCATAAAGATGCGCTGGTAGAGTCGTTCCGTCAGTTTGTAAGCCAAATTAAGCCGGGCGGCACACTCATTCTTAACCATACCGCCGACTCTAGCGTGGCGCAGGCGGCGCCGGAAGGGGTGCGCGTTATCCGCTATGGGCTTTCTCCGGAGCAGGGGCCAGAGCTGTACGCCAGCAATATAACTGCCCAGGGCCACCAGTTCCGTTTTGACATGTGTGGCCCACAGGGCATAGTAAGTGGCCTGGAACTAGCTGTGCCTGGTTATCACAATGTAGAAAACATGTTGGCGGCAGCCTGCGTAGGCCAGTTATACGAGCTTACTCCGGAGCAACTACAAGCGGCAGTAGCGGACTATCGAGGTGTAAAACGTCGCTTTGAGTTTATTCTAACGGCGGGTGCCACGCATCCCGATCATGTATACGTGGATGATTACGCCCACCATCCACGCGAAATTGAGGCTTTTCTTCGTTCCCTGCGGGCACTGTATCCGGGTCGGCAGTTACGCGTGGTTTTTCAGCCTCACCTGTTCTCTCGGACCCGCGACTTTGCGCCAGGATTCGCTGAGAGTCTGAGCCTTGCTGATGAAGTAGTGCTGATGGATATTTACCCCGCCCGGGAGCTGCCGATGCCCGGCGTGACGTCGGAATTAATTTTATCCCAAATAACCGCGCCAAAAAAATCGATTCAGTCGCGGGAGCAAATTTTGACAAATGCCGAAACTGATACGAATTTTGACGTATTAGCCACTGTAGGAGCAGGAGATATTGATCAACTTGTTCCTCGTTTAAAGAATATTTTGAATATTCGCTGGAATGGAGCTCAAGCGTAA
- the ftsZ gene encoding cell division protein FtsZ: MNFTFDIPAQSRSIIKVIGVGGGGSNAVNHMFSQGIKDVEFVICNTDKQALASSTVPNRLQIGADLTEGLGAGANPERGKQAAIESREQIRELLSNGTKMVFITAGMGGGTGTGAAPVIAKVAKELGILTVGIVTAPFMFEGKKKRQQAEQGIKELSDNCDTVLVILNDKLREIYGNLPIRSAFAKADNVLSTAAKSIAEIITVTADVNVDFEDVKTVMKDSGAAVMGSSITEGENRAQRAAEEALASPLLNNTDIHGAQRILLSIMSGDQAELEMDELTEITECIQEKAGQNAEVIFGHGIDPTLGQSIRVTVIATGFAREAHNITSVVPRGSENTYSPSPESQISIFDKDSQEAPAIPAIPTFGMPTAPAAPEPQPVKFDLETSPAPVGYVPPVVSAPSAPAADPVLYQQPVPQQVAPSTVQHSLSRPSLDARAEERRRRLQELSNGLTNDSIKDQLETPAYLRRQVKLENVVPSSEQNISRFNLSDDNELLGDNRFLHDNVD, from the coding sequence ATGAATTTTACATTTGATATTCCGGCACAGTCCAGGTCCATCATAAAGGTGATTGGCGTAGGTGGCGGCGGCTCTAATGCTGTCAACCACATGTTTAGCCAAGGCATCAAGGACGTGGAGTTCGTGATCTGTAATACGGATAAGCAAGCTTTGGCTTCGTCAACCGTACCTAATCGCCTTCAAATTGGCGCCGACCTAACCGAAGGGCTAGGGGCAGGGGCTAACCCTGAGCGTGGTAAGCAAGCAGCTATTGAAAGCCGCGAGCAAATCCGGGAACTCCTCAGCAATGGCACCAAAATGGTGTTCATTACCGCTGGTATGGGCGGCGGCACCGGCACCGGTGCCGCGCCGGTTATTGCCAAAGTAGCCAAGGAGTTGGGTATTCTCACGGTAGGTATCGTGACGGCTCCATTCATGTTCGAGGGGAAAAAGAAGCGCCAGCAGGCAGAGCAAGGCATTAAGGAGCTGAGCGATAACTGCGATACGGTACTCGTTATTCTCAACGATAAGCTACGCGAGATTTACGGCAACCTACCTATTCGCTCTGCCTTCGCCAAAGCGGACAACGTGCTGAGCACTGCGGCCAAATCCATTGCCGAAATCATCACCGTCACGGCCGATGTTAACGTCGACTTTGAAGACGTGAAAACGGTTATGAAAGACTCGGGTGCGGCCGTAATGGGCAGCAGCATCACCGAGGGTGAAAACCGCGCCCAGCGTGCGGCGGAGGAGGCTCTGGCTTCGCCGTTGCTTAACAACACCGATATCCACGGAGCTCAGCGTATCCTGCTCAGCATCATGTCTGGCGACCAGGCCGAACTGGAAATGGATGAGCTCACGGAAATCACCGAGTGCATCCAGGAAAAAGCTGGCCAGAACGCTGAAGTTATCTTCGGACACGGCATTGACCCCACCTTGGGCCAAAGCATCCGCGTAACGGTTATTGCTACCGGCTTTGCGCGCGAAGCGCACAACATTACTTCGGTAGTGCCCCGGGGTTCTGAGAATACTTATTCGCCTTCACCTGAGTCGCAGATCAGCATATTTGACAAGGACAGCCAAGAGGCTCCGGCTATTCCAGCTATTCCTACGTTTGGAATGCCCACTGCGCCCGCTGCCCCTGAGCCGCAACCCGTAAAGTTCGATCTGGAAACCTCACCGGCGCCTGTAGGCTATGTGCCCCCCGTGGTATCGGCTCCATCGGCCCCAGCCGCTGATCCGGTGCTTTACCAGCAACCCGTACCACAGCAGGTAGCACCCTCTACTGTGCAACACTCACTGAGCCGGCCATCACTCGATGCTCGGGCTGAAGAGCGCCGCCGTCGTTTGCAGGAGCTAAGCAACGGCCTCACCAATGATTCCATCAAGGACCAGCTCGAGACCCCCGCTTACCTGCGGCGGCAAGTGAAGTTGGAGAATGTAGTGCCCTCCTCTGAACAAAATATCAGTCGGTTCAATCTCTCCGATGATAACGAACTGCTCGGTGACAACCGCTTCCTGCACGACAACGTGGACTAA
- the murD gene encoding UDP-N-acetylmuramoyl-L-alanine--D-glutamate ligase, translating into MAKIVILGAAESGVGAALLARAKGYTVFVSDRGPIQQIYKDKLTAAGIRFEENKHSIDELLLADEVVKSPGIPEKTEVIQALRERNIPIISEIELAGRYTKAKCICITGTNGKTTTTLLTYHLLKEAGFKVGLAGNVGYSLAEQVIEDKHEYYVVELSSFQLDDTYEFRPWISILLNITPDHLDRYGYSMEKYALAKLRIMRNQDSSGYFIYNADDEVIQRYFQAAFRTVVQMPFSLHDRPDYQLAAYYSSEDEICVDLLPGYYSKTEKIDTSASPLIGQHNRQNTMAAVLAARIADISKPQIEAALASFRNAEHRLQPVGEVKGARFVNDSKATNVEAAWFALDGIRQPIVWIAGGTDKGNDYSSLVPLVQARVKALICLGVDNEKLKAAFGAVVPHLEETRSMEAAVRRAAELASEGDVVLLSPACASFDLFRNYEDRGQQFIEQVESLMEA; encoded by the coding sequence ATGGCTAAAATTGTAATACTAGGAGCTGCTGAGAGTGGAGTAGGGGCCGCACTGCTGGCCCGGGCCAAGGGGTACACCGTGTTCGTGTCGGATCGGGGACCCATCCAGCAGATTTACAAGGATAAGCTCACGGCGGCCGGAATTCGCTTTGAGGAAAACAAGCACAGCATAGATGAGCTGTTGCTGGCCGATGAGGTAGTAAAGAGCCCCGGCATTCCGGAGAAGACAGAAGTTATACAGGCCCTGCGGGAGCGTAACATTCCCATTATCTCTGAAATAGAGCTGGCGGGCCGCTATACTAAAGCCAAATGCATTTGCATTACCGGCACCAACGGCAAAACCACTACTACCTTGCTTACCTATCACTTGCTGAAAGAAGCCGGCTTTAAGGTAGGCCTGGCGGGCAATGTAGGCTATAGCCTGGCCGAGCAGGTAATTGAGGATAAGCACGAGTATTACGTGGTAGAGCTAAGCAGCTTTCAGCTGGATGATACCTACGAGTTCCGCCCCTGGATTTCCATACTGCTCAACATCACCCCCGACCACCTTGACCGGTATGGGTACTCCATGGAGAAGTATGCGCTGGCTAAGCTGCGCATTATGCGCAATCAGGACAGCTCGGGGTATTTCATCTATAACGCCGATGATGAGGTGATTCAGCGGTATTTCCAGGCTGCTTTCCGGACGGTAGTACAAATGCCATTCAGCCTGCATGACCGTCCCGATTATCAGCTGGCGGCCTATTATTCCTCCGAAGACGAAATCTGCGTGGACCTGTTGCCGGGATACTACAGCAAAACGGAGAAAATTGATACCTCGGCGTCTCCGCTCATTGGCCAGCACAACCGGCAGAACACCATGGCCGCCGTACTGGCGGCCCGGATAGCCGACATCAGCAAGCCCCAGATTGAGGCTGCGCTGGCTTCGTTCCGCAACGCGGAACACCGTCTGCAGCCCGTGGGAGAGGTGAAGGGCGCCCGCTTTGTCAATGACAGCAAAGCCACGAACGTGGAAGCGGCATGGTTTGCCCTCGATGGTATTCGTCAGCCCATTGTCTGGATAGCCGGTGGCACTGATAAAGGCAACGACTACAGCTCTCTGGTTCCGCTGGTGCAAGCCCGCGTAAAGGCGCTGATTTGCCTGGGCGTTGATAACGAGAAGTTGAAAGCGGCCTTCGGGGCCGTGGTGCCCCACCTGGAGGAAACCCGGAGCATGGAAGCGGCCGTGCGGCGGGCCGCCGAGCTTGCCTCGGAAGGCGACGTGGTGCTGCTCTCACCAGCCTGCGCCAGCTTCGACCTGTTTCGTAACTACGAAGATCGAGGCCAGCAATTCATTGAACAAGTAGAAAGCCTGATGGAGGCCTAG